One window from the genome of Streptomyces sp. NBC_00708 encodes:
- a CDS encoding biotin/lipoyl-binding protein, translated as MRKVLIANRGEIAVRVARACRDAGIGSVAVYADPDRDALHVRAADEAFALGGDTPAASYLDIAKVLQAAKDSGADAIHPGYGFLSENAEFAQAVLDAGLTWIGPPPHAIRDLGDKVAARHIAQRAGAPLVAGTPDPVSGSEEVVAFAEEHGLPIAIKAAFGGGGRGLKVARTLEEIPELYDSAVREAVAAFGRGECFVERYLDKPRHVETQCLADTHGNVVVVSTRDCSLQRRHQKLVEEAPAPFLSDAQNAELYAASKAILKEAGYVGAGTVEFLVGLDGTISFLEVNTRLQVEHPVTEEVSGIDLVREMFRIADGEELGYDDPASRGHSFEFRINGEDPGRGFLPAPGTVTRFDAPSGPGVRLDAGVESGSVIGPAWDSLLAKLIVTGATREQALQRASRALAEFHVEGMATAIPFHRAVVTDPAFTADPFRVHTRWIETEFVNEIKPFAAPAEADADDEAGRETVVVEVGGKRLEVSLPSSLGMSLARTGLAAGAKPKRRAAKKSGSAVSGDTLASPMQGTIVKIAVEEGQEVKEGDLIVVLEAMKMEQPLNAHRSGTVKGLAAEVGSSISSGAVICEIKD; from the coding sequence GTGCGCAAGGTGCTCATCGCCAACCGTGGCGAAATTGCTGTCCGTGTTGCTCGGGCCTGCCGGGACGCGGGGATCGGGAGCGTGGCCGTCTACGCCGACCCGGACCGTGACGCTCTGCACGTCCGTGCGGCCGACGAGGCATTCGCTCTGGGCGGTGACACCCCGGCGGCCAGTTACCTGGACATCGCCAAGGTGCTCCAGGCTGCCAAGGACTCCGGGGCGGACGCGATCCACCCGGGTTACGGCTTCCTCTCGGAGAACGCCGAGTTCGCCCAGGCCGTACTGGACGCCGGTCTGACCTGGATCGGCCCGCCGCCGCACGCGATCCGGGACCTCGGTGACAAGGTCGCCGCCCGCCACATCGCGCAGCGCGCCGGTGCCCCGCTGGTCGCGGGCACCCCGGACCCGGTCTCGGGCTCCGAGGAGGTCGTCGCCTTCGCCGAGGAGCACGGCCTGCCGATCGCGATCAAGGCCGCCTTCGGTGGCGGCGGCCGCGGCCTGAAGGTCGCCCGCACGCTGGAGGAGATCCCGGAGCTGTACGACTCCGCGGTCCGTGAGGCCGTCGCCGCGTTCGGGCGCGGGGAGTGCTTCGTCGAGCGCTACCTCGACAAGCCGCGCCACGTGGAGACCCAGTGCCTGGCCGACACCCACGGCAACGTGGTCGTCGTCTCGACCCGTGACTGCTCGCTCCAGCGCCGCCACCAGAAGCTCGTGGAGGAGGCCCCGGCGCCCTTCCTGTCCGACGCGCAGAACGCCGAGCTGTACGCGGCCTCCAAGGCGATCCTGAAGGAGGCCGGCTACGTCGGCGCCGGCACGGTCGAGTTCCTGGTCGGCCTGGACGGCACGATCTCCTTCCTGGAGGTCAACACGCGCCTCCAGGTGGAGCACCCGGTGACCGAGGAGGTCTCCGGCATCGACCTCGTCCGCGAGATGTTCCGGATCGCCGACGGCGAGGAGCTGGGTTACGACGACCCCGCCTCGCGCGGTCACTCGTTCGAGTTCCGGATCAACGGCGAGGACCCGGGCCGCGGCTTCCTGCCGGCCCCCGGCACCGTCACCCGGTTCGACGCCCCGAGCGGTCCGGGCGTCCGTCTGGACGCGGGCGTGGAGTCCGGCTCGGTCATCGGCCCCGCCTGGGACTCGCTGCTGGCGAAGCTCATCGTGACCGGTGCGACGCGTGAGCAGGCGCTCCAGCGCGCGTCCCGCGCCCTGGCCGAGTTCCACGTCGAGGGCATGGCCACCGCCATCCCGTTTCACCGTGCGGTCGTGACGGACCCGGCGTTCACCGCCGACCCGTTCCGCGTCCACACCCGCTGGATCGAGACGGAGTTCGTCAACGAGATCAAGCCGTTCGCCGCTCCCGCCGAGGCGGACGCGGACGACGAGGCCGGTCGCGAGACGGTGGTCGTCGAGGTCGGCGGCAAGCGCCTGGAGGTCTCGCTGCCCTCCTCGCTCGGCATGAGCCTGGCCCGTACCGGCCTCGCGGCGGGCGCCAAGCCCAAGCGCCGCGCGGCGAAGAAGTCCGGCTCGGCCGTCTCCGGCGACACCCTCGCCTCCCCGATGCAGGGCACGATCGTGAAGATCGCCGTGGAGGAGGGCCAGGAGGTCAAGGAGGGCGACCTGATCGTCGTCCTGGAGGCCATGAAGATGGAGCAGCCGCTGAACGCGCACCGCTCCGGCACGGTCAAGGGTCTGGCCGCCGAGGTGGGCAGCTCGATCTCCTCCGGTGCCGTCATCTGTGAGATCAAGGACTGA
- a CDS encoding acyl-CoA carboxylase subunit epsilon: MIKVVRGNPTPEELAAALAVVQARAAAVSAVSSGTPEPPAGWSHPSRLARRGRHLPGPRAWARTYWPA, from the coding sequence ATGATCAAGGTCGTACGGGGCAACCCGACCCCGGAGGAGCTGGCCGCCGCGCTCGCGGTGGTCCAAGCCCGTGCGGCGGCGGTCTCCGCCGTGTCGTCCGGCACCCCGGAACCGCCCGCCGGCTGGTCCCACCCGAGCCGCCTGGCCCGACGCGGCCGCCACCTGCCGGGCCCGCGCGCCTGGGCCCGTACGTACTGGCCCGCATAG
- a CDS encoding TetR/AcrR family transcriptional regulator — MAMSTAGTPARPMRADARRNYGRLLTEARTAFAEHGTDASLEDVARRAGVGIGTLYRHFPTRHALMSAVFQEAVTSLITRSRELAEAERPCAALVEWLGAIVTHAGEYRGLAQALMSTCHDESSALARCNTPLREAGSVLLTRAQSTGSVRPDVSIDDLMQLTNAIALAAEQSPDDPQLADRLLTLTLKGLAESSPSGD, encoded by the coding sequence ATGGCGATGAGCACGGCAGGAACGCCGGCCCGGCCCATGCGTGCCGACGCGCGCCGCAACTACGGCCGGCTGCTGACGGAGGCCCGTACGGCCTTCGCGGAACACGGCACCGACGCGTCCCTGGAGGACGTCGCACGGCGCGCGGGGGTGGGCATCGGCACGCTGTACCGCCACTTCCCGACCCGGCACGCGCTGATGAGCGCGGTCTTCCAGGAGGCGGTGACCTCCCTGATCACCCGCTCCCGCGAACTGGCGGAGGCGGAGCGGCCGTGTGCCGCCCTGGTGGAGTGGCTGGGTGCGATCGTCACTCATGCGGGTGAGTACCGGGGCCTGGCCCAGGCGCTCATGTCGACGTGCCACGACGAGAGTTCGGCCCTCGCACGGTGCAATACGCCGCTGCGCGAGGCGGGTTCGGTGCTCCTGACCCGCGCCCAGTCGACGGGCTCGGTCCGCCCGGACGTCTCGATCGACGACCTGATGCAGCTCACGAACGCCATCGCCCTGGCCGCGGAACAGTCCCCGGACGACCCCCAACTGGCGGACCGCCTGCTGACGCTGACGCTGAAGGGCCTGGCCGAATCAAGCCCCTCCGGCGATTGA
- a CDS encoding DeoR/GlpR family DNA-binding transcription regulator codes for MFAAERRQLILEMVRANGAVSLRELARVVQTSEVTVRRDVRALEAEGLLDRRHGGAVLPGGFTRESGFPQKSHLATAEKTAIADLAAGLVEEGEAIVVGAGTTTQELARRLARVPGLTVVTNSLLVAQALAHANRVEVVMTGGTLRGSNYALVGSGAEQSLQGLRVSRAFLSGSGLTAERGLSTSNMLSASVDRALVQAAAEVVVLADHTKLGSDTMFQTVPTDLITHLVTDEPAAHDDRAAAELQALADQGVRIAVAGGGAGAASSAAAESGAGGRAARREMPLPGQRRTQGQPLRALGEAAGERDRDRDRARVADLRRR; via the coding sequence GTGTTCGCTGCAGAACGTCGTCAGTTGATCCTCGAAATGGTGCGCGCCAACGGGGCGGTATCGCTCCGTGAGCTCGCCCGCGTCGTCCAGACCTCCGAAGTGACCGTACGGCGGGACGTGCGGGCACTGGAGGCAGAAGGACTCCTCGACCGCCGGCACGGCGGTGCGGTCTTGCCGGGCGGTTTTACGCGGGAGTCCGGCTTTCCGCAGAAATCCCATCTCGCGACCGCGGAGAAAACGGCCATCGCCGACCTGGCGGCCGGCCTCGTCGAAGAGGGCGAGGCCATCGTCGTCGGCGCCGGTACGACCACGCAGGAGCTGGCCCGCCGGCTCGCGCGCGTCCCCGGCCTGACCGTCGTCACCAACTCGCTGCTCGTCGCCCAGGCACTGGCCCATGCCAACCGGGTGGAAGTGGTGATGACCGGCGGCACCCTGCGCGGGTCCAACTACGCCCTCGTGGGCAGCGGGGCCGAGCAGTCCCTCCAGGGGCTGCGGGTCTCGCGCGCCTTCCTGTCCGGGAGTGGGCTCACCGCCGAGCGCGGGCTCTCCACGTCCAACATGCTCTCCGCGAGCGTGGACCGGGCGCTGGTGCAGGCCGCCGCGGAGGTGGTGGTCCTCGCGGACCACACGAAGCTCGGCTCCGACACGATGTTCCAGACCGTGCCGACGGACCTCATCACCCATCTGGTGACGGACGAGCCCGCCGCGCACGACGACCGGGCGGCGGCGGAGCTGCAGGCGCTGGCGGACCAGGGCGTGCGGATCGCTGTCGCGGGCGGGGGGGCGGGGGCGGCCTCGTCGGCCGCCGCGGAATCGGGCGCGGGCGGGCGGGCCGCCAGGCGCGAGATGCCGTTGCCCGGGCAGCGGCGTACGCAGGGGCAGCCGTTGCGGGCGCTCGGTGAGGCGGCCGGTGAGCGGGACCGGGACCGGGACCGCGCGCGGGTGGCGGATCTGCGGCGGCGGTAG
- a CDS encoding Maf family nucleotide pyrophosphatase, whose amino-acid sequence MAPMTAPRRLVLASASPARLGLLRQSGFQPEVIVSGVDEDALTAPTPAELALVLAEAKATVVAALPEAAGALVIGCDSVLELDGEALGKPADAEEATARWKSMRGRAGILRTGHSLTDTTTGRTVSRTASTTVRFGEPSDAEIAAYVASGEPLHVAGAFTLDGRSAPFVDSIDGDPGNVIGLSLPLLRRLLGELGISVTDLWA is encoded by the coding sequence ATGGCGCCCATGACCGCACCCCGCCGCCTCGTACTAGCCTCCGCTTCTCCGGCCCGCCTCGGCCTGCTCCGCCAGTCCGGCTTCCAGCCGGAAGTCATCGTCAGCGGCGTCGACGAGGACGCCCTCACCGCCCCCACCCCCGCCGAACTCGCCCTCGTCCTCGCCGAGGCCAAGGCGACCGTCGTCGCCGCGCTCCCCGAGGCCGCCGGCGCCCTGGTCATCGGCTGCGACTCGGTGCTGGAGCTCGACGGCGAGGCGCTCGGCAAGCCCGCCGACGCCGAGGAGGCCACCGCCCGCTGGAAGTCGATGCGCGGCCGGGCCGGAATCCTGCGGACCGGGCACAGCCTCACGGACACCACGACCGGCCGCACGGTCTCGCGGACGGCGTCCACGACGGTCCGCTTCGGCGAGCCCTCGGACGCCGAGATCGCCGCCTACGTGGCCTCGGGCGAACCGCTGCACGTGGCGGGCGCGTTCACCCTCGACGGGCGCTCGGCGCCCTTCGTGGACTCCATCGACGGCGACCCGGGCAACGTCATCGGACTGTCGCTGCCGCTGCTGCGGCGCCTCCTGGGCGAACTGGGGATCTCGGTCACCGACCTCTGGGCCTGA